Below is a genomic region from Geoglobus acetivorans.
TAATCGCCTTTCTGAAATCCCCTCCAGATACGTAGATCAACGCCTCAATGGCCTCATCATCGATGTCTATTCTCTCCTCCTCACATATCTCGAGTAACCGTTTCCTCATTGCCTCAGTGGGAACCGGCCTGAACTTGAAGACTGCACACCTGCTCTGGATGGGCTCGATAATCCTGCTGATGTAGTTGCAGCTGAGGATAAACCTGCATGTTTTTGAGTACATCTCCATTGTTCTTCTGAGGGCAGCCTGAGCGTCAGCTGTTAAGGCATCCGCCTCATCCAGAAATATGATTTTGAATGGAGCCGAAATCGGTGCGGTTCTTGCGAATTCCTTTATCTTGTGCCTGACAACATCAATTCCTCTTTCATCACTCGCATTCATCTCGATGAAGTTGTCCTGCCACACATCACCGAAAAGGTCTCTCGCAAGGGCTATGGACGTTGCCGTTTTTCCTGTGCCCGGAGGGCCTGCGAAAAGCAGATGCGGAATGTTTTTCTTGTGAACATAACCCTTAAGACGCTGAATCACCTCATCCTGACCGACAACTTCATCGAGGGTCTTCGGCCTGTATTTCTCAACCCAGATTATCGTGTCCATCACAGATTCAAACAGCGAACGAATATTAAAAACCTTCTGAGTCAATTATGCACCGGCCCACAAAAGCGGCAGGGTATTATATTTCCAATTCGAATTTCGAAATAGGGTGATACACAATGGGATTGCTGAAAAATGAAGATAAGGAATATCTGAAAAGGGAGTTTGAAAACGCCCTGAAAAACGATGTCAGGCTGATTCTGTTCTCCAGTGAGGATGAACACTGCATATACTGCAAAGAGACCAGACAGCTCCTTGAGGAAGTATCAGCGCTATCGGATAAGATACTGCTGGAGGTCCATGACATAAAAAGCGAGGATGCAAAGACGATGGGTGTCGAGCACACACCAACAATCGTCATAACAGACAGTGACAGCAGGCTGGGGTCGAGGATAAAGTTCATCGGGATTCCGTCGGGATATGAGTTCACAACGCTCATCAAGGACATCATGTTCATCTCGTC
It encodes:
- a CDS encoding replication factor C small subunit; this encodes MDTIIWVEKYRPKTLDEVVGQDEVIQRLKGYVHKKNIPHLLFAGPPGTGKTATSIALARDLFGDVWQDNFIEMNASDERGIDVVRHKIKEFARTAPISAPFKIIFLDEADALTADAQAALRRTMEMYSKTCRFILSCNYISRIIEPIQSRCAVFKFRPVPTEAMRKRLLEICEEERIDIDDEAIEALIYVSGGDFRKAINALQGASALGERVTADLIYQITATARPEELKNLIETALKGDFLSARDYLDRLMIEYGMSGEDIVSQMYREIISSGFDESLKVVLVEKLGEIDFRLTEGAHERIQLNSFLAFLTLVGKKRAKQG
- the pdo gene encoding protein disulfide oxidoreductase: MGLLKNEDKEYLKREFENALKNDVRLILFSSEDEHCIYCKETRQLLEEVSALSDKILLEVHDIKSEDAKTMGVEHTPTIVITDSDSRLGSRIKFIGIPSGYEFTTLIKDIMFISSGELEVSPETREALKDVNSKLLIEVYVTPSCPYCPKAVLVAHQFAMISENIEGVMIESLEFPSLADRWSVMGVPHTVIRNLDKGNVVQFVGAYPETHVINFVKDADEGKDVDMR